AGGCAGATTAAATTCATGTCATCATCTTCAACCCCTTGATGCGCCGAAAAATATTCCGTAATCAAAGCTGCTCTCACACCGTAAACTTTATTAGCAACAATACAAGCTCCAACTCCACTTCCGCAAATTGCAATCCCACGAAAAACTTCTCCGGCAGCGACCGCTTTGGCTAAAGGAATCACATAATCGGGAAAATCATCGGCATCATTTAATTCCTTCGCTCCAAAATCAACAGGTTGAAATTCATTTTTTAACAAAAAAGAAATGATTTTTTCTTTCAGCTCAAACCCGCCGTGATCTGCGCAGATTCCTATTTTTTTATGGTTGGACTTTGACATTTCTATTTTTTAAAAGCAAAAGTTATTTTCAATTAAGTTATTCAAAAGTTTGAAAAGCATTATGAAAACATAATTTGCTATGATTTTTTCGAAAGTAATGCCTCAGATCTTTTCACTACATTTTCTACGGTAAAACCGGATTCTTTCATTACTTCTTCGCCCGGTGCTGATTCGCCAAATTTATCGATGCCTATGACGTCACCATCGTCGGTGGTATATTTTATCCAACCAAGAGAAGAGCCCGCTTCAACAGCCAATCTTTTTCTTATATGTTTCGGAAAAACTTTTTCTCTATAAGCGTCACTTTGTTGATCAAATAAATTCCAACATGGCATGCTTACTACTCGTGCTTGAATATTACTTTTCTTTAATTCTTCCTGCACTGCCAAAATCAACTGAACTTCTGAACCACTTGCGATGAGAATTAAATCCGGTTCGCCTTCCGAATCCGACAGAATGTAAGCACCTTTCTCCAGTTTTTTTGCTTTCGCATATTTCTTCTGATCGATAATTGGAATCCCTTGCCTTGTTAAAACGATGGCGACGGGACCATCGGTATGTTCAATGGCGACGCGCCAAGCTTGTGCAGTTTCGTTCGCATCAGCCGGACGAATTACAGTCATATTTGGAACAGAACGTAATCCAATCAACTGTTCGACAGGTTGATGTGTTGTTCCATCTTCTCCCAACGCAATACTGTCGTGCGTAAAAACCATAATCTGACGAATCTTCATAATTGCAGCCAGTCGAAGTGGCGGACGCATGTAATCAGAAAATATTAAAAAGGTAGCTCCATACGGAATCAGATAATTGCTAAGTGCCATTCCGTTCAAAACTGCACCCATGGCATGTTCTCGGATTCCAAAATGAAAGTTCCGACCGTCTCGGTGCTTTGCAGAAAATGATTGATATGCCTCAAGATGCGTGTCTGTTGAGGGGGAAAGATCAGCTGACCCACCAATCAATTGTGGTAGATATTCAGCGATTGCATTCAATGTCTTACCGGAAGCTTTTCTGGTCGCTAACTCAGTTCCCGCTTCAAATACTGGAAGCTTTTTCTCCCAACCTTCGGGAAGTTTTCCGGCCGTGATATCCTCATATTCTTTTGCAAGATCTGGATGGCGTTTTTTATAATTTTTATAGAGCTCATTCCAATCGTCTTCTTTTTTAGCAGATTTTTTTCCGGCTTTTCGATAGAAATCTAAAACGTCTTCCGGAACAATGAAATCTTTATCAGGATCAAATCCGAAATTTTCTTTCACCAAACGAACTTCATCTTTACCCAAAGGTGAACCGTGCGCGGCAGCGGAATTATGTTTGTTCGGACTTCCGTAACCAATAATACTTCGAACCTTTATTAAAGATGGACGATCGGTTTCTTTCTTGGCATTTTTAATGGCTTTTGAAATGGCTTCCAAATCATTGATATCCGGTAAGTTTTGAACATGCCAGCCATAAGCTTCAAAACGTTTTGAAACATCCTCATCAAAAGCCAAATCAGTATCACCTTCGATGGTGATGTGGTTGCTGTCGTAGAAATAAATTAAATTACCGAGACCAAGATGACCGGCCAAAGATGCTGCTTCAGCAGAAACACCTTCCATTAAATCACCATCGCTGCAAATGGCATAAATATGATAATCGAAAATATTGAAATCAGGTTGGTTGTACCGCGCCGCCATATATTGTTGGGCAATGGCCATTCCTACTCCATTTGCAAAACCTTGCCCCAAAGGACCGGTGGTTACTTCAATTCCGGGTGTTAGTCCATATTCAGGATGACCCGCCGTAATACTGTGAAGTTGTCTGAATTTTTTAATATCATCCAACGAAATTTCATATCCGGTCAAGTATAAATAACTGTATTGCAACATGCAGGCGTGACCACAAGAAAGCACGAATCTGTCGCGATTCACCCAGTCTGGATTTTTGGGATTGTAATGCATCACCTCCGACCATAATACATGACCTAACGGCGCCAAAGCCATCGGCGTTCCGGGATGTCCGGAATCTGCTTTTTGTACAGCATCGGCGGCTAAAACTCTTACGGTATCAATACTTTTCTGAATTAAATTTTTCGCTTCCATTTTTTTTATGATTTTTTCCTTAACCTCTATATTTTAAAATTACACGGAGTTTAAAAGAAGCAGAACTGAGTTCATAAAAAAGAAGATTTTTCTAAACTATATTCTTGAATTAAATTGGGACTGACTCCGTTTGTTGAGCGATACTATAATGCAATGAATTCGCCCGTTTATTGAAATCCAATAAATTTTATTGCAATTATTATTTTCCTGAAATTGCTATTAGATTGAATTTCAAAAGGTAAGTTACAATGAAAAACAAAAAAAACAATTTATTTTAACTATAAATAACACTATCGAATCTTGAGTTTATAAGTGAATTTCATCCATTTCAAAAATTTTCAGACGCTATTTCATTAAAAAGTTTTTTTGGTAAATTTTTAAAATATAATAGTATATAATATCAATTCTATTTATTTTCAGGCTTAAATGACTATTTTAGATGATGAAATAATTATTATCTTTCATAGGACATCAAATCAAAAATTTTTTAACGTTCAAACATTAAAAATGATGAAAACACTTATAAAAAATGGACTCTTTTTTTCTGGAAGAGTAGAAGAAAAAGCATTAAAAAAAGATGTATTGATTGATGAGTCTGGTCGAATAAAGGAGATTGCTCTCTGTAACTCATTTGATGAAGAAGGTTTGAAAATTATTGACGCCAACGGAAAATGGATCGTCCCGGGCTTTGTAGATTCACATACACATTACGACGCAGAAGTTCTCGCCTCTCCAGGTTTAAAAGAATCTGCAAGACATGGTGTACTACCATTATTTTAGGAAGTTGTTCCGTTTCTGCGGTATTTAATAATCCGGAAGACACCGCAGATTCATTTACGAGAGTTGAAGCCATTCCACGCGAAGTGATGTTGCCCTTATTAGAAAAAGAAAAAACCTGGACTTCGCCAAAAGAATGGAAAACTTATATTAACAAATTACCTTTAGGAATTAACATCGCCTCGTTTATCGGTCATTCTGATATTAGAATGAAAGCCATGGGAATTGCACGTTCTTTAAAGGACAACGAGTCCGCCACAAAAGAGGAAGAACAGCAGATGTTTAAAATGTTAAATGATGCTTTAGATGAAGGTTTTATCGGTTTGTCTACTATGGATAATCCCTGGGATAAAATGGATGGTGACAAATACTGGTCAATAAGACACCGTCTTTTTACTCTTCCTGGAAAGAGCGAAAAAATCTCATCGAACTGTTAAGAAAAAGGGATGCAGTTTTGCAAGGTGCGCCCAATCTGGTGACTAGAGTGAATGCTTTTAATTATATGTTTGCGAGTACGGGGATTTTTCGGAAACCTCTTAAAACAACCATGATTGCGATGATGGATCTGATAGGTGACCGGTATATTTATCCGTTTATTGCATTAGCGTCCAGAAGTATCAATGTTTTGGGAAAAGCCAATTTCCGTATGTAGTCGCCGCCTTGTCCTTTTACGGTTTATTATGACGGGGTTGATTCGGTGATGTTTGAAGAATTTCCGAGTGGAGAAGCACTTCGGGATCTTGCAAAAGAACTGGATAAAAGAGATGCGCTCATTAACGATCCAAAATTCAGAGAGAATTTTAAAAAAGAAATCAAGAAAAAGTTTGCACCGAAAGTCTGGCATAAAGATTTGAGCAAAGCAGTGATAATAGATTGTCCTGACAAAACATTGATTGGAAAAAACTTTTATCAAATCGCGGAGGACAAAAATCAACATCCTGTCGATGTATTTTTGGACACCATTATTAAGTATGATAAAAAAATCAGATGGACGACCACGATTGCCAATGACCGAAAAGAAAAGTTTAAATCGCTTTACAACTTCCCCTATAATTTAATTAGTTTTTCTGATGCTGGTGCGCATCTTAATAATATGGCGTTTTATAATTTCCCTTTAAAAATGATTAAAATCGTGCAGGAATCAATTGATAAAGGAAATCCAATGATGACGATGGAGAAATGTATTTGGCGCCTGACGAAAGAACAGGGAGACTGGTTTAATCTGGATTGTGGATATTTAGCCAAAGGAAAAGTCGCTGATTTAGTCATCATCAATCCTGAAAAATTTAATAATATTACCGAAAACGTTGAACTTGATGCGATTGAAGAATTTGGCAATTATGAAAGATTAGTGAATAGAAATGAAGGTGTCCTTTCAATGGTAATGGTCGGTGGAAAAACGATTTTTGAAAATGAACAATTTGTAGAAGGTTACGCACAATCTGAGAAATACGGCCGATTTTTAGAGAGGGTTGGCTAAGAATATTTTTAAAATTTTAATGATAATGAAAGTTTTATGAAAACAGGAAATAATAGAAAAACAGTATTGATTACAGGAGTAAGCAAAGGAATTGGAAAATCTTTAACGAAGAAGATGTTGGCAGACAACTACT
This DNA window, taken from Kaistella carnis, encodes the following:
- a CDS encoding amidohydrolase family protein; translation: MKTLIKNGLFFSGRVEEKALKKDVLIDESGRIKEIALCNSFDEEGLKIIDANGKWIVPGFVDSHTHYDAEVLASPGLKESARHGVLPLF
- a CDS encoding amidohydrolase family protein, which translates into the protein MFEEFPSGEALRDLAKELDKRDALINDPKFRENFKKEIKKKFAPKVWHKDLSKAVIIDCPDKTLIGKNFYQIAEDKNQHPVDVFLDTIIKYDKKIRWTTTIANDRKEKFKSLYNFPYNLISFSDAGAHLNNMAFYNFPLKMIKIVQESIDKGNPMMTMEKCIWRLTKEQGDWFNLDCGYLAKGKVADLVIINPEKFNNITENVELDAIEEFGNYERLVNRNEGVLSMVMVGGKTIFENEQFVEGYAQSEKYGRFLERVG
- a CDS encoding RpiB/LacA/LacB family sugar-phosphate isomerase; amino-acid sequence: MSKSNHKKIGICADHGGFELKEKIISFLLKNEFQPVDFGAKELNDADDFPDYVIPLAKAVAAGEVFRGIAICGSGVGACIVANKVYGVRAALITEYFSAHQGVEDDDMNLICLGGRVTGYASAEELVLAFLNAEFIGAERHLRRLKKIQNLENQ
- the tkt gene encoding transketolase, which translates into the protein MEAKNLIQKSIDTVRVLAADAVQKADSGHPGTPMALAPLGHVLWSEVMHYNPKNPDWVNRDRFVLSCGHACMLQYSYLYLTGYEISLDDIKKFRQLHSITAGHPEYGLTPGIEVTTGPLGQGFANGVGMAIAQQYMAARYNQPDFNIFDYHIYAICSDGDLMEGVSAEAASLAGHLGLGNLIYFYDSNHITIEGDTDLAFDEDVSKRFEAYGWHVQNLPDINDLEAISKAIKNAKKETDRPSLIKVRSIIGYGSPNKHNSAAAHGSPLGKDEVRLVKENFGFDPDKDFIVPEDVLDFYRKAGKKSAKKEDDWNELYKNYKKRHPDLAKEYEDITAGKLPEGWEKKLPVFEAGTELATRKASGKTLNAIAEYLPQLIGGSADLSPSTDTHLEAYQSFSAKHRDGRNFHFGIREHAMGAVLNGMALSNYLIPYGATFLIFSDYMRPPLRLAAIMKIRQIMVFTHDSIALGEDGTTHQPVEQLIGLRSVPNMTVIRPADANETAQAWRVAIEHTDGPVAIVLTRQGIPIIDQKKYAKAKKLEKGAYILSDSEGEPDLILIASGSEVQLILAVQEELKKSNIQARVVSMPCWNLFDQQSDAYREKVFPKHIRKRLAVEAGSSLGWIKYTTDDGDVIGIDKFGESAPGEEVMKESGFTVENVVKRSEALLSKKS